Below is a window of Candidatus Delongbacteria bacterium DNA.
CCTTTTTTTATTATTACAATCGCAACTATATAAATATACTAAAGTTATATCATTTTTGCAAGTTTTATTCTTAAGTCAACAGCATTGCCCCTTTGTCCCCCTTATCAGGGGGAGCCGTTAGTCGCAACTACTCGCTCTTTTCTTTTACCCTCCTTGACAAGGAAGGGCAGGGAGGGTTTCCCGTCTTCGTATCAAACAGACAACAAAAATTAATAGAAAACCAAGAAAATCTAAGAAAACCCCTTTATCCCCCTTGCCAGAGGAACGTTAGTCGCAACTACTCACTCTTTTCTTTTACCCTACTTGACAAGGGAGGGCAGGGAGGGTTTCTTCTCTTCGTATCAAAGATTGCTACGAAATTAGTGGAAATCAAAGGGTCAAAGAAACCCCTTTATGCCCCTTTTCAGGAAGAACGTTAGTCGCAACTACTCGCTCTTTTCTTTTACCCTCCTTGACAAGGAAGGGCAGGGAGGGTTTCCCGTCTTCGTATCAAAACGACAACAAAAATTAATAGAAAACCAAGAAAATCTAAGAAACCCCCTTTGTCCCCCTTATCAGGGGGAGCCGTTAGTCGCAACTACTCACTCTTTTCTTTTACCCTCCTTGACAAGGGAGGGCAGGGAGGGTTTCCCTTCTCGTATCAAAGATTGCTACGAAATTAGTGGAAATCAAAGGATCAAAGAAACCCCCTTTATGCCCCTTTTCAGGGGAAACGTTAGTCGCAACTACTCGCTCTTTTCTTTTACCCTACTTGACAAGGAAGGGCAGGGAGGGTTTCTTCTCTTCTATACAATAGTTTCTCTCAGCTTTCTCATAGTCCAATAACAAATTTTATCACTATTTAACAAGAATCATTCTTTTAGTTATAGATTTGTTGTTAGTTAATAATCTATAATAATAGACTCCGCTTTTCAGATTTTCACCATTAAAGCTGGAAGAATAAATATCAGGGTTTTGCTTTGACATGACTTCTTCTTTCACTAACTCACCAATTGAATTGATGATCTGAAGTTTTATGTCGATTGCTTGTGCGAGGGAATATTTAATGACAGTTGAATGATTGAAAGGATTTGAATAACTTTGTGAAAGTATAGTTGTTTTTGGTATGTTTTCCATTACTTTAACATTTTCAGTTAAACTTTATTCCTATGAAATTTCGTTTTTTAATTTTTTATATTGACATTTTCAAATGAGTTTATTTATCTTACACCCAATAACGAACATTGTTCATCAAAGTAGGAGCAAGAATGCGGGTTCTCAAAAATGAGGTAAAAAGAAAAATACTTGAGGTAGCTGAAGAAGATTTTCTGGATAAGGGTTTTGAGGCAACTTCAATGAGAGAAATAGCACAAAAAGCTGAAGTAGGTTTGAGCAATATTTATAATTATTTTAAAAACAAAGATGAAATTTTCATGGAAGTATTGAGACCTTTGTTAAATGCTATCGACAAACTGAGAGAAGACCATAATAAAGAAAAGTTTATTAACACTAATTTTTTTAATTCAATTGAACTACAAAGAGAAGCAACTTATGCCTATACAAATCTTATAAAAAAGTATAAAAAAGAGCTTAGAATATTATTATTTAAATCTTTTGGTTCCAAACTTCATAATTTTAAAGAAGAATTCATTAATAAACAAACTAGAACAGGTGTTGATTATTTGAATCTCATGAAATCAAAATATCCTGAAGTAAACATTGATATATCACCATTCTTTATACATACAATGAGTTCATGGTTTATCACAATAATTGGAGAGATTGTTTCACATAATCTATCTGAAGAAAAAATTGAGAGATTTATAGAAGAGTACATCAGTTTTTCTACTGCAGGATGGCAGAAAATTATGAATGTGAAGACGGAGTAAAATTAAAAGATAAAAAATTTTAAACAATTAAGAACAGTGTTCTCTAAAAGATTATTCAGTTAAATTTATGTTTGAATATGTGGTCATTCATGAAAAAAAGCACATTATTAAAAGAACGGTGTTCATTATAAGACAAGGAGTTGTTATGGTTAAAAAAAAGAGGAAAACCGGTATGTTAAGATTACTTGAAATTGCCGGTACAAAGAAATGGTGGTTGATTGGCTCGATTATTCTGGCTATTTTAAGCTCAATCGCTCAATTTATTCCTTATGTTTCAGTTTACAAGATTTTGGAGGAATTAGCTTTAAATGCTTCTAGTCCAGTTAATGTAAATGAAGCAAAAATTTGGAATTTAGGTCTTATTGCTCTTGGTTCTTTTGCTTCCTATGGAATTTTACTTTTTTGTGCACTAATGATGTCTCATGTTGCAGCTTTCAATATTCTCTATGAAATGAGAGTTTTGATAAGTAGAAAATTGGTCAAATTACCTTTAGGTTATTTTACTAAAAAATCTTCCGGTCAAATTAAGAAAATCATGTCTGAAGATGTTGAACGTATTGAACTTTTTGTTGCTCATCACATACCTGATATAGTTTCTGCATTGATTTTTCCTATAATGATAATTGGCTACATGTTTATTATTGATTGGCGACCTGCAATTGTAGTATTAGTTATTTTTATCTTTGCAATTTCCCTGATGTCAAAAATGTCCGCAAATCCTAAAATGAAGCCAGTAATCGAAAAATATCTCTCTATCATGGGTCAAATGAATGGAAGCATAGTTGAGTATGTAAGAGGAATTTCAGTGGTCAAAGTTTTTAATAAATCAACGAATGCTTTTAAGAAACTCAATGAAGATATTGATGAATTTTTAAATTTTTCGAATAAAGTGACAAAGCAATACAGCCCTGTTTACCTAAATTTCAATATGATTTTGTCATCATTACTATTTTTCTTGATTCCTGTACTCGTCTTTATTTTGATAAAAAGTGAATCTTACACATCATATATACCAACATTTTTAATGTTTCTAATTTTAGGTGGTGGAATATTTTTTCCTGTTCTTAAACTGATGTGGATAGGTGGCATGATGGGACAAAATAATGTGGGTATAGATATGATTGATGAAATAATCTATCAAGATGAAATTAGTGATCCAGAAATCGCTAATAATCCTAAAGATAGTACTTTAGAATTTAAAAATGTATCGTTTTCTTACGAGAAAACAGAAATTTTACATGATGTAAATTTTAAGGCTAAACCAGGAAAGATAACTGCACTAGTTGGTCCATCTGGGTCTGGAAAAAGTACTATTGCAATGCTAGCTTCTCGTTTTTGGGATATACAAAAAGGAGAGATTTTGCTTGGTGGGATTAATATAAAGGAGATCTCAATAAAAGACTTGATGAAACATGTCTCTTTTGTTTTTCAAGATAATTTTCTTTTTTTTGATTCAATCGAAGAAAATATAAGAATGGGTAATAAAGAGGCTTCATTTGATGAGGTTGTGAAAGCTGCAAGAATTGCTAATTGTCATGAATTTATTGAAAAACTTGAAAATGGATATAGAACTCTAGTAGGTGAAGGCGGTACTTATCTTTCTGGCGGTGAAGCTCAAAGGATAGCTATCGCAAGAGCAGTTTTAAAAAATTCTCCAATAGTTTTACTTGATGAAGCTACTGCATATGCTGATCCTGAAAACGAAGGAAAAATATTAACCTCACTATCACACCTTACTAAAGATAAAACTGTATTAATCATTGCTCATCGATTAAGTACAATTACTTGTGCTGATAACATCCTTTTCATAGATAATGGCAAAATTATAGAACAAGGAAGGCATGATGATTTATTAAAATTAAAAGGGAAATACTATAAAATGTGGAATATTTATAATGATTCTAGAGAGTGGGCAATAGCCAATACTCCTTTACAACTACAGGAGGTTATATGAAGGTATCAGCTATTTTAAACTCTGCAACCATGGGAAAGCCTGAAAAATTGAAACCTATGATATATTGGAATATAATCGAATATTTCTTTAGAGGTTCTCCATATGCTGTTACATTATTCATCGTATGGGAAGTTTTCAAACCTCTAAAAAATAGTAATTTAGAGTTAAATATTACTAATATTACATTGGCGCTAATTGGAATGTTTATCTCATTACTAATTTTAAGGTATTGTGCAAAAAAATCATATTTTGCTTCATACGAATCAGGGTATGAGATCTGTGCTGAAGGTAGAAAAGATGTTATATCTCATCTGAAAAAACTTCCTATGGGATTTTATAATAAAAAAGATCCTGGTGATATCGGAGCATACATCGTTCATGATTATGCAAATATTGAGCAGATGACAACTCATCTTGTACCTCAATTTTTTGGCGCATTGTCTATGCCAATTTTACTTCTTATTACACTTATGTTTTACAATTGGAAACTTGCATTATCTGCTGCGGCTGTAATCCCATTATCTTTACCAATGCTTTCACTCACTAATTATATTGTAGCTAAACTTGGGAAAAAACATCAAAAAACTAAAGTTGATGCAGCTAGTAGAATGATTGAGTATATTCAGGGTATAAAAATTATTAAAGCTTTTAATCTAGGTGGAGTAAAATTTGAGCGGCTTGAAAAAGCTTTTAGAAAACTAATGTCAGACAGTATAAAACTAGAGGCTGCACCAGGTCCAACAATAATATTTGCTTCAGCAATACTAAATTCTGGATTGGTCCTAATAATTCTACTTGGATTCTCATTCCTACTTTCTGCTGAAATTACACTTCCTCACTATATTCTATTCCTTGTTTTTGGAGTACATATTTATCAGCCAATGATTCATGCTCTTACCTTTTTAGCAGAAATAAATTATATGACCCTTGGAGCATTAAGAGTTGAAGACCTTAGAAATATGAAGCCGCTACCGAATGGTAAGGTTGGAGAAATTGACAAATTTGATATAAAGTTTGATGATGTTCATTTCAACTATAATAACGTGGAAGTTCTCAATAGTATTAATTTATCTATTCCAGAAAAAAGTTTAACTGCATTTGTAGGTCCTTCAGGTTCAGGGAAAACAACACTAACAAGACTTATTGCTCGATTTTGGGATGCTAATAAAGGCGATATTTTTGTTGGTTCAGTAAATGTTAAAGATTATGCAGATGATGTTCTGATTTCTAAAATTGCTATCGTTTTTCAAGATGTTTACCTTTTTAATGATACAATATTAAATAATATAAAAATTGGTAGAGAAGATGCTACAATTGAGGAGGTTATTAATGCTGCTAAATTAGCAAGATGTCATGAATTTATTAGCAATCTTCCTGAGAAATACTATACAGTAGTAGGAGAAGGAGGCAATTCATTATCAGGAGGTGAAAAACAGAGGATTTCAATTGCAAGAGCTATTCTCAAAGATGCTCCAATAATTTTACTTGATGAAGCTACTGCCTCCCTTGATCCTGAGAATGATTACCATATTCAACAAGCCATAAATGAACTTATTAAAAATAAAACTGTCGTAATGATAGCTCATAAACTTAATACTATCAAGAATGCTGATAAGATAGTAGTTATTGATAAAGGAAAAATTGTGCAAAAGGGTAGACATGATGATCTATTAAGAGAAGATGGCTTATATAAAAATCTGTGGAATGAGCAACAGAGAATTAAAGACTGGAAGTTTTAATATTAACTCCCCGAAATTTCGGGGATGTTTTTTTGAGTTTCTAAACATAATTAATTTTACAAAAATTGATAATCCTTTTTAAACCTTGATTATTGATTAATCATTCTGTAGCTTATAAAAGAAACATAATATATCAATAGATAAATAAAGTGAAGATTCAAAAGGAGAACTAGATCATGAAGAGCTACTTTTTAATCTAATAAAATAAAGTTCTATGGCTAGTTGATTAAATATTATGATGTCTGATTCTACTGGATAAGCAAAATTTACAAAGATAGTTTCTAATTAAAAATGAGGTCATTATGGAGAAGTCAGGGAATGGGAAATGTCCAGTAATGCACGGTGCTAATACAGATGTAAAAAACTCAGTGATGAGTTGGTGGCCAAACGCACTAAATCTAGATATTTTGCATCAGCATGATAAAAAAACAAATCCTCTTGATGATGATTATGATTATCGTGAAGAGTTTAAAAAATTGGATCTTGATGCTATAAAGAAAGATCTGAAAACTCTGATGACAGAAAGTCAAGATTGGTGGCCTGCTGATTGGGGGCATTATGGAGGTCTAATGATTCGCATGGCTTGGCATAGTGCTGGAACATATCGAGTTGCGGATGGACGAGGTGGAAGTAATACAGGAAATCAACGATTTGCACCACTAAATAGTTGGCCTGATAATGTGAATCTTGATAAAGCTCGTAGATTACTTTGGCCAATAAAGCAAAAATATGGGAACAAAATTTCTTGGGCTGATTTGATGATCCTAGCAGGAAACATGGCTTATGAATCAATGGGTTTTAAAACTTTTGGCTTTAGTGGTGGTAGAGAAGATATATGGCATCCTGAGAAAGATATTTACTGGGGAGCTGAAAAAGAATGGTTGGGGAA
It encodes the following:
- a CDS encoding T9SS type A sorting domain-containing protein, coding for MENIPKTTILSQSYSNPFNHSTVIKYSLAQAIDIKLQIINSIGELVKEEVMSKQNPDIYSSSFNGENLKSGVYYYRLLTNNKSITKRMILVK
- a CDS encoding ABC transporter ATP-binding protein; translation: MKVSAILNSATMGKPEKLKPMIYWNIIEYFFRGSPYAVTLFIVWEVFKPLKNSNLELNITNITLALIGMFISLLILRYCAKKSYFASYESGYEICAEGRKDVISHLKKLPMGFYNKKDPGDIGAYIVHDYANIEQMTTHLVPQFFGALSMPILLLITLMFYNWKLALSAAAVIPLSLPMLSLTNYIVAKLGKKHQKTKVDAASRMIEYIQGIKIIKAFNLGGVKFERLEKAFRKLMSDSIKLEAAPGPTIIFASAILNSGLVLIILLGFSFLLSAEITLPHYILFLVFGVHIYQPMIHALTFLAEINYMTLGALRVEDLRNMKPLPNGKVGEIDKFDIKFDDVHFNYNNVEVLNSINLSIPEKSLTAFVGPSGSGKTTLTRLIARFWDANKGDIFVGSVNVKDYADDVLISKIAIVFQDVYLFNDTILNNIKIGREDATIEEVINAAKLARCHEFISNLPEKYYTVVGEGGNSLSGGEKQRISIARAILKDAPIILLDEATASLDPENDYHIQQAINELIKNKTVVMIAHKLNTIKNADKIVVIDKGKIVQKGRHDDLLREDGLYKNLWNEQQRIKDWKF
- a CDS encoding ABC transporter ATP-binding protein; this translates as MVKKKRKTGMLRLLEIAGTKKWWLIGSIILAILSSIAQFIPYVSVYKILEELALNASSPVNVNEAKIWNLGLIALGSFASYGILLFCALMMSHVAAFNILYEMRVLISRKLVKLPLGYFTKKSSGQIKKIMSEDVERIELFVAHHIPDIVSALIFPIMIIGYMFIIDWRPAIVVLVIFIFAISLMSKMSANPKMKPVIEKYLSIMGQMNGSIVEYVRGISVVKVFNKSTNAFKKLNEDIDEFLNFSNKVTKQYSPVYLNFNMILSSLLFFLIPVLVFILIKSESYTSYIPTFLMFLILGGGIFFPVLKLMWIGGMMGQNNVGIDMIDEIIYQDEISDPEIANNPKDSTLEFKNVSFSYEKTEILHDVNFKAKPGKITALVGPSGSGKSTIAMLASRFWDIQKGEILLGGINIKEISIKDLMKHVSFVFQDNFLFFDSIEENIRMGNKEASFDEVVKAARIANCHEFIEKLENGYRTLVGEGGTYLSGGEAQRIAIARAVLKNSPIVLLDEATAYADPENEGKILTSLSHLTKDKTVLIIAHRLSTITCADNILFIDNGKIIEQGRHDDLLKLKGKYYKMWNIYNDSREWAIANTPLQLQEVI
- a CDS encoding TetR/AcrR family transcriptional regulator, with translation MRVLKNEVKRKILEVAEEDFLDKGFEATSMREIAQKAEVGLSNIYNYFKNKDEIFMEVLRPLLNAIDKLREDHNKEKFINTNFFNSIELQREATYAYTNLIKKYKKELRILLFKSFGSKLHNFKEEFINKQTRTGVDYLNLMKSKYPEVNIDISPFFIHTMSSWFITIIGEIVSHNLSEEKIERFIEEYISFSTAGWQKIMNVKTE